In Erigeron canadensis isolate Cc75 chromosome 1, C_canadensis_v1, whole genome shotgun sequence, a single window of DNA contains:
- the LOC122581986 gene encoding putative calcium-binding protein CML23 isoform X2, producing MNKSSNDYKRIFESFDEDRDGTVSPRELQHRVELIFHEEILVEDLEIVVESLLNGNNGQLGLEDFVRLMESDQKEEEKLEDLKKAFQMYEMDGTDCITPKSLNRMLNRLGESISVDECVGMINRFDLNGDGVLNFDEFRAMMV from the coding sequence ATCATCAAACGACTACAAACGCATATTCGAAAGCTTCGATGAAGACAGGGATGGCACGGTCTCACCACGAGAATTACAACATCGTGTCGAGTTAATATTCCATGAAGAAATTTTGGTTGAAGACTTGGAGATTGTGGTGGAATCGTTGTTAAATGGGAATAATGGGCAAttggggttggaagattttgtAAGGTTGATGGAAAGTGATCAGAAAGAAGAGGAGAAACTTGAGGACTTGAAAAAGGCCTTTCAGATGTACGAAATGGATGGAACCGATTGCATTACTCCTAAGAGCTTAAACCGTATGTTGAATCGACTCGGTGAGTCGATAAGTGTGGATGAATGTGTTGGTATGATTAATCGGTTTGATCTTAATGGTGATGGTGTGCTTAACTTTGATGAATTTAGAGCTATGATGGTTTGA
- the LOC122593021 gene encoding E3 ubiquitin-protein ligase RMA1H1-like: MQTTHLNIFEKDNKSNEKEGESKDGIPGSFECNICLDTVQDPVVTFCGHLYCWHCIYRWIQRQETSPENQNTWCPVCKEEITEKTMVPLYGPNLVASNYGIEEKVPRGGLLIPPRPTTPRNRQRLGTSVRDGYQRLAPTPLAVLPAGGRSDHMNIDSVVVHSPIIGMVGEMICGKILGDLDSPLFGTPPNSYNNNLAAGGMGARRRTSQADRSLSRIFCLLFCCTIFCLVMFT; encoded by the coding sequence atgcAAACTACACATttaaacatttttgaaaaagacAATAAATCCAATGAAAAAGAGGGTGAATCGAAAGATGGTATACCCGGAAGCTTTGaatgtaatatatgtttagaCACAGTCCAAGATCCGGTGGTGACGTTTTGCGGCCACCTGTACTGCTGGCATTGCATTTACAGGTGGATTCAACGTCAAGAAACGTCACCAGAAAACCAAAACACATGGTGCCCGGTTTGCAAAGAAGAAATCACAGAAAAGACCATGGTCCCATTATATGGACCAAATCTAGTCGCAAGTAATTATGGTATAGAAGAGAAGGTTCCAAGAGGCGGTTTATTAATCCCACCAAGGCCAACTACCCCGAGGAATCGCCAACGACTAGGCACATCAGTACGTGATGGCTATCAACGACTTGCACCAACACCGTTGGCTGTATTGCCAGCTGGTGGTCGTAGTGATCATATGAATATTGATAGTGTGGTGGTTCATAGTCCGATAATTGGGATGGTTGGAGAGATGATATGTGGTAAGATTTTGGGCGATTTGGATTCCCCTTTATTTGGTACTCCTCCGaattcttataataataatctagcCGCTGGCGGGATGGGTGCTCGACGGCGGACAAGTCAAGCAGATAGATCGCTTAGCcgtatattttgtttattgttttgttGTACTATCTTCTGTCTTGTCATGTTTACTTAA
- the LOC122581986 gene encoding putative calcium-binding protein CML23 isoform X1: protein MNKSSNDYKRIFESFDEDRDGTVSPRELQHRVELIFHEEILVEDLEIVVESLLNGNNGQLGLEDFVRLMESDQKEEEKLEDLKKAFQMYEMDGTDCITPKSLNRMLNRLGESISVDECVGMINRFDLNGDGVLNFDEFRAMMV, encoded by the coding sequence ATGAATAAATCATCAAACGACTACAAACGCATATTCGAAAGCTTCGATGAAGACAGGGATGGCACGGTCTCACCACGAGAATTACAACATCGTGTCGAGTTAATATTCCATGAAGAAATTTTGGTTGAAGACTTGGAGATTGTGGTGGAATCGTTGTTAAATGGGAATAATGGGCAAttggggttggaagattttgtAAGGTTGATGGAAAGTGATCAGAAAGAAGAGGAGAAACTTGAGGACTTGAAAAAGGCCTTTCAGATGTACGAAATGGATGGAACCGATTGCATTACTCCTAAGAGCTTAAACCGTATGTTGAATCGACTCGGTGAGTCGATAAGTGTGGATGAATGTGTTGGTATGATTAATCGGTTTGATCTTAATGGTGATGGTGTGCTTAACTTTGATGAATTTAGAGCTATGATGGTTTGA